A region of the Atribacteraceae bacterium genome:
ATCCTTATCCGCTCCGGGTTTATGGTAAAAGGTCTTTTAAAGGGACTACTCCGGCCCCCGGAGGAAACCTATCCGGAACACATGAAAATCCTCGAAAGTTTGGAAAAGCGGGATAGCGTTGGTGCCGTGGAGAGCATGGCTGTTCACCTGGAAAGGACTTTGCGCCATATATTGAAACTCAAAAGTGAGGGAGGATGACTCGATGGGTTTTCGATACGCGATTATTTCTGGATTTTTGGGGCAGCTTAAAGACCGGTTCAAGTTTTATCATGAAGCCCGAAACCTGAAAGATAAGTTCGCTCTCGCCCGGACAATCGAAGGGGTCGATGGTCTCGAACTCGTGTATCCCTATGATTTTCAAGATCTTTCCATGACTAAAGAACTTCTGGAGCACTACCGTTTGCTTCCCGCCGCAGTCAATGTGGACATCAAGGGAGAGGCTCACTGGAATCGCCGTTCTTTATCGGCCGAATCACGTGATACCCGGAAAAAGGCCGTCGAATATATTTCTCGGGGCATGGAACTGGCTCGTGAGTTGGGAGCGAATCTCGTAACCGTGTGTCCTCTGCAGGACGGGTATGATTACCACTTCGAGATGGATTATTCCCGGGCCTGGCGATACTTCGTCGAGGGTGTCCGAGAGGCGGCTACCGCCTTTCCTGATATACGGTTGAGTCTTGAATACAAGGGGGCTGAACCGCTGGCCCAGTATCTGTTGTCAAACGTGCACAGCGCCTTGTTTACCTGTTGTAAAACGGGGTTGACAAACGTCGGGGTGACGTTGGACACAGGGCATGCTCTTTTTGCCAAAGAAAACCCGGCCGAATCCCTGGCTCTTCTTCAGGGGGAGGGTCGCTTGTTTCACGTACATATCAATGACAATGATGGGAACTGGGATTGGGACCTGA
Encoded here:
- a CDS encoding TIM barrel protein gives rise to the protein MGFRYAIISGFLGQLKDRFKFYHEARNLKDKFALARTIEGVDGLELVYPYDFQDLSMTKELLEHYRLLPAAVNVDIKGEAHWNRRSLSAESRDTRKKAVEYISRGMELARELGANLVTVCPLQDGYDYHFEMDYSRAWRYFVEGVREAATAFPDIRLSLEYKGAEPLAQYLLSNVHSALFTCCKTGLTNVGVTLDTGHALFAKENPAESLALLQGEGRLFHVHINDNDGNWDWDLISGGRNLLGYLEFIYYLVRSAYQGWIALDVTPKNRDTAEVLATSIHLSRVLEKKAAEIDHVLIERNILDDTPHKTLRYLYDEVL